One segment of Panthera uncia isolate 11264 chromosome A3 unlocalized genomic scaffold, Puncia_PCG_1.0 HiC_scaffold_12, whole genome shotgun sequence DNA contains the following:
- the YIPF4 gene encoding protein YIPF4, whose amino-acid sequence MQPPGPPPAYSPSNGDFTFVSSADAEDLSGSIASPDVKLNLGGDFIKESTATTFLRQRGYGWLLEVEDDDPEDNKPLLEELDIDLKDIYYKIRCVLMPMPSLGFNRQVVRDNPDFWGPLAVVLFFSMISLYGQFRVVSWIITIWIFGSLTIFLLARVLGGEVAYGQVLGVIGYSLLPLIVIAPILLVVGSFEVVSTLIKLFGVFWAAYSAASLLVGEEFKTKKPLLIYPIFLLYIYFLSLYTGV is encoded by the exons ATGCAGCCGCCGGGCCCACCCCCGGCGTATTCCCCCTCGAACGGGGACTTCACCTTTGTCTCTTCGGCAGACGCGgaag ATCTTAGTGGTTCGATAGCATCCCCAGATGTCAAATTAAACCTTGGTGGAGATTTTATTAAAGAATCTACAGCTACTACATTTCTGAGACAAAGAGGATATGGCTGGCTTTTGGAAGTGGAAGATGATGATCCTGAAGATAACAAGCCACTCTT gGAGGAATTGGATATTGATCTAAAGGATATTTACTACAAGATCCGGTGTGTTCTGATGCCAATGCCATCACTTGGTTTTAATAGACAAGTGGTGAGAGACAATCCTGACTTTTGGGGCCCTCTGgctgttgttcttttcttttccatgatATCATTATATGGACAGTTTAGG gtgGTCTCATGGATTATAACTATTTGGATATTTGGTTCCCTAACAATTTTCTTACTGGCCAGAGTTCTTGGTGGAGAA GTTGCATATGGCCAAGTTCTTGGAGTTATAGGATATTCACTACTTCCTCTCATTGTTATAGCCCCTATACTTCTGGTGGTTGGATCATTTGAAGTGGTATCTACACTTATAAAA ctgtttggTGTGTTTTGGGCTGCCTACAGtgctgcttcattgttagtgGGTGAAGAATTCAAGACCAAAAAGCCTCTCCTGATTTATCCAATCTTTttactatacatttattttttgtccttaTATACTGGGGTGTGA